From the Bradyrhizobium ontarionense genome, the window GCGCTGGCCTACATCAAATGGTTCGCCTCGCTCGACACCCAGAAGAAGTGGTGGGCGCTCGGCGGCTACAGCTGCCACAAGGGCGTGCTCAACGATCCCAACTTCAAGAACACCGCGCCGTTCGCCGCCGACTTCCTGGTCGCGATGGACCAGGTGGTCGATTTCTGGGCCGAGCCGTCCTACGCGCAGCTGCTGCTGGCTATGCAGAAGCGCGTTCATGACTATGTCGTCGCCGACCAGGGCACGGCCAAGGGTGCGCTCGACGGGCTGATCGCCGATTGGACCAAGGTGTTCAAGGAGGACGGCAAGCTCTGATCTGCCATTGCCCCTCGCGCAAGGCACGTGCTGTGCGCACGATCCTTCCGGCAGGCTCAGGAGCCTGCCGGTGGACGAGACCTGACCCAGACGCAAGCCAGAAGCAGCCCCAGTGAAGCAGTCCCTCGCATGACCGACCAAACCGGATTGAGCGGCCTTGTCGACCGTGCCGCACTGGTGACGCCGCCCGTCGTCGCGCGGCGCATGCGCGGGCTGTCCGAGCGCGCCATCGCCTGGCTGTTCATCACCCCGACCATGCTGCTGCTGCTCGCGATCAACATCTTCCCGCTGATCTGGACCATCCGGCTGTCCTTCACCAACTACCGCGCCAACCGGCCGAATGCGACAATGCTCGATGTCGGGCTCGCCAACTACCAGTCGATCCTGACCGACCCGGATGTGTGGGCGGCGATGACGGTGACCGCGCGCTTCGTGTTCTGGTCCATCCTGATCCAGACCGTGCTCGGCTTTACCCTGGCCTGGCTGATCGACAAGAAATTCCGCAGCCATGGTCTGTGGACCACCCTGATCCTGCTGCCGATGATGCTGTCGCCGGCGGTGGTCGGAAATTTCTGGACCTTCCTCTATCAGCCGCAGATCGGGCTGTTCAACTACGTCATTGCCGCCGTGACCGGTGCGCCGGCGTCCTCGTTCCAGATGCTGGCGCAGGTGCAGCTCGCGCCCTGGGCCATCGTCATCGTCGACACCTGGATGTGGACGCCCTATGTGATGCTGATCTGCCTTGCAGGTTTGCGCTCGATTCCCGACTACATCTACGAGGCGGCCGAGGTCGATCGTGCCTCGCCGTGGCGGCAGTTCTGGTCGATCACCCTGCCGATGGCGCTGCCCTTTATCATGCTTGCGGTGCTGTTCCGCGGCATCGAGAACTTCAAGATGTTCGACATGGTCAACCTCCTGACCGGCGGCGGACCGGGCTCGACCACCGAGGTGGCCTCGATCACCTTGAAGCGCGAGGCCTTCGAGAAATGGCGGACGGGCTATTCCTCAGCCTTCGCCATCATCCTGTTCGTCACCGTGTTCGGTCTCGCCAATATCTACGTCAAGGCGCTCAACCGGGTGAAAAGCCGATGACCGGTCTCGCAACCGCCCATTCCGTGGTCGATCCGTCGCCGCT encodes:
- a CDS encoding carbohydrate ABC transporter permease, with the translated sequence MTDQTGLSGLVDRAALVTPPVVARRMRGLSERAIAWLFITPTMLLLLAINIFPLIWTIRLSFTNYRANRPNATMLDVGLANYQSILTDPDVWAAMTVTARFVFWSILIQTVLGFTLAWLIDKKFRSHGLWTTLILLPMMLSPAVVGNFWTFLYQPQIGLFNYVIAAVTGAPASSFQMLAQVQLAPWAIVIVDTWMWTPYVMLICLAGLRSIPDYIYEAAEVDRASPWRQFWSITLPMALPFIMLAVLFRGIENFKMFDMVNLLTGGGPGSTTEVASITLKREAFEKWRTGYSSAFAIILFVTVFGLANIYVKALNRVKSR